Sequence from the Helianthus annuus cultivar XRQ/B chromosome 13, HanXRQr2.0-SUNRISE, whole genome shotgun sequence genome:
gtagtggtgatcaactataatgcccccaccatggggcgttttgcgccatgtggcatcctagtcagcatgggggcattatagaaaaagtggtgtagtggtataacgccccataatgccccattcaatcattttacaatcatttcacaattatcttttttttaatttaaaacataaaataacattcattaatttaaaaaaaaattacataacttgaaaaaaaaaattaaaaaaaaaattaaaaaaaaaaccgaaactgaaaaaaaaaagctgaaaataaaaaaaaaaacagaaaaataactgaaaaaaataaaaaaaaaaacattaaaagcTAGGGTCCACATCGGGTTCGGCTTCGGGTTGTGACGGTTGagacccgccggcttgaccatagccgaaAGTTGGAGGAACAAACGGAGGGGCGCCACTTAAGAAAGCCGCGTAAGTTAAAAAGCTagggtccatgtcttgaaggttgAATGGCgtttgcggttgggttgtgttcgggtttgcGGGTCTAGCGGGGACACCAAAAGGAGGGCGGAAAGGATGCATGGTTGTATAAAAAATAAGAAGAAggtgggtttttttttataaaagtgggaagaaagtgggagagtttgtgaagttttgtataaaaaatggTGAATGTGAGTTAAATATATATAGTGggaattatttaaaataaaaaaaaaaattaaagaaagttACCGTTGAAGGCAACGGTCGAAAGATGTGGGCCCCCACCATTTTCATCGTTATTTTTAAAACGCCGGAGcaaatttttttcgaaaataacgCTCCATAACGCCCCCTGTAATGGGGGGTGGGGCGTTATAGGGCGTTTTCGGGcaaaaaattttacaaaaaacGCCCCATTACGCATGGTCTTACTATAGCTTTTAAGATTATGTTTAGTATATTtgtttactttatttttatttttactattTATTCTTCATTCTGATATGTTTACTTTATTTTTATGTTTACTATTTATTCTTCATTCTGATAAAATATGGACCATGTTGTCGGCTTGTCGCATCATAGTCATAAATTTGTTTTTACACCTAACAATAAAAAGTTATTTGATTTTGGAAAATCTGAAATGTATTTGACGACCAACCAATAAAATCAAATGCGTTGTTGTCTAATAATTTTTGAACCTTTTCATTTAACATTAAATAATAACAAAtatttttcaacattttttactattttattttatgttgtgttattttttaacatttttcattACTTTTATTTGTCAATACCTTCTAGCTTGTAGATTACTTTTATAAAGTGCTTCCTTTGGTTAGATGTTCACACAAGTtgtcagtggcggatccaggggtGTTTTGGGGGATTCCGGGAACCCCGTCGGTttggaaaaaaaatgaaaaaaaatagtggaaattttatatgatttagaaaaaaatagtgagaattagtgAAAATCTAGCAAAAGGAACCCGGTGAAAaaaatcctggatccgccactgcaaGTTGTAAATCAAAGGTAGTTTTAATCATTTATAATCGGATAACGATCATAATAGAACATATATACCAAACGTTGTATTCAACCACCATCGGTTAACCTATGAGTTAGTTAGTACACAAACAAGCGCTCGACCTTGTATTCATTTTCTACTCACTCATCAACCCCATACGTTTCTCCAAAATAACTGTCAACTAACAAACCGGCCATCATTCTAAGATCATCGTTTTCATGAAACTGAAACCGTTCTAGTGCATCAATTCCACCCGCTTTTTCAACAAGCTTCTGACCCTCACCATTTGGCATCCCTCTTAACACCTACAAATCGATAATACATACTCATTTCCATTTGTCAAGTTGATTAATATTTAAATGCGCTAATTGCATAAAAAGCAAAGAGTAAAATGCTATTtccatccctgaggtttggccagttttgcgactttcattcaaaggtttgtttttccgcatctggatccaaaaggtttgaaatcttgtcattttcatccggctcgttaactgcatccatttttctccgttaagttaggggggtatttccgtctttgtTGTTAACTTAAAATGGCAATTTgatctttttcactttatgtaaaaagaccgaatacccctgaaaaagactgaattgccctttaagttaacaaaaaagacgtaaatacccctgacttaacggagaaaaatgaatgaagttaacgagccggatgaaaatggcaagatttcaaactatttggatccagatgcggaaaaacaaacatttggacaaaagtcacaaaactggccaaaccttagggacgaaaatgacattttactcaaaATCAAATCAACCCTGATCGAAACTAAAACTTTTAAAAATGATACCAGCTCCATGAAGTGAAGTCCGATTCGGGCAGCTTCAGGGTCGGCTTGCCTGACCAGATCGATGAAACCGCAAAGACAACCATTTCTAACAAACAAGACCAAATGGTCCGACAATATGGGTGGTCGGCCCAAGCCATTGGCTGGAGCCACGCATAGGTTGCCGAGAACATAAGCAACCTCTTTTTTAATGTCGAATGGCGCACCGGCAAGAAGCTGCAATAATAATGACACCGCTTCACTCTCACATATCAGTTGCTTGTGTGCAACCGAGCCTGCAGCTATGTTTGATAGCACCCAAGCCGCTTCCTACAGAAACAAATTTTTATTTACAATGTAGAATGGTAAATGTGAATTTTATTTGGTTCAAAATAGGCTGGGTTGAGCCAAAAATATGTTTAGTCCAAAATTTGAAATGTcgttttcgtccttgaggtttggctagttttgcgactttcgtccaaaggtttgtttttctgcatctggatccaaaaggtttgaaatcttaccgttttcatccagctcgttaagtccatccatttttctccgttaagtcaggggtatttttgtcaacTTAAAGGACAATTCGGTCTTTTCCACTTAAGGACTCGCTGGTACATTATGCTAAACGCTTGTAAATAAAGagaaaagaccaaattgccctttaagttaacaaaaaagacgaaaatacccctgacttaacggagaaaaatggatggagttaacgagccggatgaaaacgacaagatttcaaaccttttagatccagatgcggaaaaacaaaactttggccaaaagtcgcaaaaccagccaaacctcagggacgaatatggcattttactcaaattTTTATATAACTAATTTAGAAGGTTGTATGCCTTTAAAACATATATTTATCCctttctaacttttttttttttttttttgtaaatttacCCATTAGACCCGTTTGAGAGAAAACATAACTGGAATCAACCCATTAAAggacaaacgggtcaaaactgccAACTTAAAAAGAAAGCATACCTTTTTCATGAAGCGATGCTCACTCTTTAAACATTTACTCAATGATCGTATTATACTTTCTACAGATATCACAAAAAAACAAATAAGGTTccatttaataaataaattcaTAGATAAGACACATTTCGTATACAGAACAAgaagtggcgaagcttgaaaatttccaccgggaggtcggaagtcaccggacataaaaattctatataattaaactttatttttataaaaccagggggtcgaaaacgtatatacctaaaaaatttctatacgaaacgtacatatataacactattgagcgaaaagttcggggggtcgggcgccctcCCTGGCCCCTTGGTTATTATAGCAAGTAGAATATAGAAATAGAACTCACCTGTAATTTCATGTGCAGGATCAAGAACAACATTTGTTGTGTAAGCATCACCCGACAGTAGATTACCTAAGCTCCTTAGCAACTGTATATCATAAATCTAATCAAAAGTGGCGGAAAAATGTGTCGTTTTTATAAAACtggatttttttttcatttacattaCCGGAATTATTGATTGCAAATTATTTGAGGCGGCTAAACGGTCAACAAGAATTCGAACAATATCAGTCTTCATCAGCACACTAGTAGCAACATCTGAAAGAGCCGATAAATAGACAACAACCCACGATACTTCGGTTGCTAATTCAATGTCCCTGTTCAATATCATAACTTTGTgttaatttttacaaaaaaaaaaaaacaataataacaaataaaaagataaaaatgtAACAAAATTAGTTTTCTTATGTATATCACAAAAAGTAACTTTAGCCTACAAATATTCCACAAATAAAAGTTCTTTTTAATATGCAACAACTTACATTCCATAAATAAAAGTtctttttagagttaaatgccattttagtccctgtggtttgggccattttgacagtttagtccaaatgttttatttttcacctgtgggtccaaaaaagtttcaccgttgccattttagtccactgggttaacttcatccattttttttgttaacgagaaggccaattcggtcattttatatgtaattctgttaactttAAGGGCAATTagaccatataaaatgaccgaattggccttctcgttaacaaaaaaaatggatgaagttaacccagtggactaaaatggcaacggtgaaacctttttggacccacaggtgaaaaatgaaacctttggactaaactgtcaaaatgacccaaaccgcagggactaaaatgacatttaactcttctTTTTAATATGCAGCAACTTACGATTTCTTCAAATGTCGAAGTATGGCATCTACCACCCCATCAATTTTTACGAGTTCGGTTGCAGCATCGGGGTCTGGTCCCTGCATCCACAAACATAAAAATGTAACATTTTTTAGAAAAGAAAATAACAAATTCACAAAAATTGTTTCTTTACAGAAAGTTTTCCCTTTATTTACAGACATGTGACTGAAAACTGCAAAAGACTAATGTCTAAATCTTTTTTGACCATTCAGAATATTCACCAATGGATCCAGTTGATAACTTGATATGATTGTGGGTCCCGTTTACTTGATCTGATGATGAATATAAACACGACCCGCTATTTGTTCTCTAAAGTAAAAGCGCGTAAATGTAAAAACCTTGATCAAGTTTGATAACGCCCAAGCGGCTGTTCTGACGGTTGAACCGTTATCGGGCAGCATCATTTTCGCAAGAGGAATTAACGCTCCTTGTGAAATAAGAAGATC
This genomic interval carries:
- the LOC110898289 gene encoding importin subunit alpha-9, which produces MAGETPPSHRRDPIKHTVGNAAVQRRRQLAVSVAKERREAMFRTKRLCTEGFGMNLDEAAGGGMMIDEEPPVLESQTSKAVEELKLAVSFKGKDAVQKKVNALRELRRLLSRSGFPFVEIALKSGAIPLLAQCLSFGSDDEQVLEAAWCLTNIAAGTLEQTKSLLPTLPLLIAHLGEKSSLSVSEQCAWALGNVAGESDELRDLLISQGALIPLAKMMLPDNGSTVRTAAWALSNLIKGPDPDAATELVKIDGVVDAILRHLKKSDIELATEVSWVVVYLSALSDVATSVLMKTDIVRILVDRLAASNNLQSIIPLLRSLGNLLSGDAYTTNVVLDPAHEITESIIRSLSKCLKSEHRFMKKEAAWVLSNIAAGSVAHKQLICESEAVSLLLQLLAGAPFDIKKEVAYVLGNLCVAPANGLGRPPILSDHLVLFVRNGCLCGFIDLVRQADPEAARIGLHFMELVLRGMPNGEGQKLVEKAGGIDALERFQFHENDDLRMMAGLLVDSYFGETYGVDE